The proteins below come from a single Juglans regia cultivar Chandler chromosome 12, Walnut 2.0, whole genome shotgun sequence genomic window:
- the LOC108983356 gene encoding thylakoid lumenal 15 kDa protein 1, chloroplastic isoform X2, translating to MALLNVSFACSPHVSNPHPRYSCSLSLCPTLQVPKKPRTAPRNLILLSLGESASKASLLALLSASLFLADPALAFKGGGPYGQEVTRGQDLTGKDFSGKTLISQDFKTSILRQANFKGSKLLGASFFDADLTGADLSDADLRGVDFSLANVTKANLSNANLEGALATGNTSFKGSKITGADFTDVPLREDQREYLCKVADGVNPTTGNATRETLLCN from the exons ATGGCGCTTCTCAACGTCTCCTTCGCCTGTAGCCCTCACGTCTCAAATCCACACCCTCGTTATtcttgctctctctccctctgtcCTACGCTCCAG GTGCCGAAGAAGCCACGGACGGCTCCTCGGAATCTGATTCTGTTGTCGTTGGGCGAATCGGCGTCCAAGGCAAGCTTGCTGGCTCTCCTCTCTGCTTCTCTCTTCTTGGCTGATCCCGCACTCGCATTCAAGGGAGGAGGTCCGTACGGTCAAGAGGTGACGAGGGGACAAGATCTGACTGGCAAGGACTTCAGCGGCAAGACTTTGATCAGCCAGGACTTCAAGACG tcTATACTGAGGCAAGCAAATTTTAAAGGCTCAAAGTTACTTGGTGCGAGCTTCTTCGATGCAGATTTAACAG GGGCTGATCTTTCGGACGCTGATCTCAGAGGTGTAGATTTTTCCTTGGCAAATGTGACTAAG GCCAACCTGAGCAATGCTAACTTGGAAGGTGCTCTGGCTACGGGAAATACATCTTTCAAGGGATCAAAAATAACAGGGGCTG ATTTCACGGATGTTCCATTGAGAGAAGATCAACGAGAATACCTATGCAAAGTTGCAGACGG GGTGAATCCAACAACTGGAAACGCAACGCGTGAGACACTGCtatgcaattaa
- the LOC108983356 gene encoding thylakoid lumenal 15 kDa protein 1, chloroplastic isoform X1 produces the protein MALLNVSFACSPHVSNPHPRYSCSLSLCPTLQKQVPKKPRTAPRNLILLSLGESASKASLLALLSASLFLADPALAFKGGGPYGQEVTRGQDLTGKDFSGKTLISQDFKTSILRQANFKGSKLLGASFFDADLTGADLSDADLRGVDFSLANVTKANLSNANLEGALATGNTSFKGSKITGADFTDVPLREDQREYLCKVADGVNPTTGNATRETLLCN, from the exons ATGGCGCTTCTCAACGTCTCCTTCGCCTGTAGCCCTCACGTCTCAAATCCACACCCTCGTTATtcttgctctctctccctctgtcCTACGCTCCAG aaacagGTGCCGAAGAAGCCACGGACGGCTCCTCGGAATCTGATTCTGTTGTCGTTGGGCGAATCGGCGTCCAAGGCAAGCTTGCTGGCTCTCCTCTCTGCTTCTCTCTTCTTGGCTGATCCCGCACTCGCATTCAAGGGAGGAGGTCCGTACGGTCAAGAGGTGACGAGGGGACAAGATCTGACTGGCAAGGACTTCAGCGGCAAGACTTTGATCAGCCAGGACTTCAAGACG tcTATACTGAGGCAAGCAAATTTTAAAGGCTCAAAGTTACTTGGTGCGAGCTTCTTCGATGCAGATTTAACAG GGGCTGATCTTTCGGACGCTGATCTCAGAGGTGTAGATTTTTCCTTGGCAAATGTGACTAAG GCCAACCTGAGCAATGCTAACTTGGAAGGTGCTCTGGCTACGGGAAATACATCTTTCAAGGGATCAAAAATAACAGGGGCTG ATTTCACGGATGTTCCATTGAGAGAAGATCAACGAGAATACCTATGCAAAGTTGCAGACGG GGTGAATCCAACAACTGGAAACGCAACGCGTGAGACACTGCtatgcaattaa